acacacacacacacacacacacacacacacacacacacacacacacacacagacacacaaacactgtgttACAGCTCATTTTAACATCTAACAATCTGTCGTAGAAGATGCCTAATGTTGCATGTGCAGTGTTTGTTGTGTCTCAGTGATTTATGGAATTAATTCTCAAGCAACATTCAAGCCTCTTCAAGATCACATTCATGCTAAAGTCacattaattatttgtttttctaaataatgttGCCCCATAATTCTATGTTTAAATGCAAAACCCTCTACAGGGTAAAAGGCACATAAGAATGTGTTCTTAGTgactaaaagaaaataaataaaaccccaaaTTCTGCAATATTgttaagaaaacatttcctgGAATCGGTTGCTCCATCACACTTGCATAATGACCCCTACtgttattatttgaaaatggtTGACACTAATGTGTTTTCCATGTGACTTGTAAGAAGAAAGCTCCTTGTGTTGACATTCATTCTTCATGCTGCCACATCACCTCTCTCAGAGTGATCCTCAGCTCCGCCTCGCCGCTCTGACAACGACGGCCCCAAGGAGCCGATTGGCTCCAGCAGCTCCCCGCCGGACGCCTGCCACGGTGACGTCCAGTCTGGCATCAGCAGTGGCAGTGCGTGTGATGGACCATCGCTGTCTGTCTCCACGGTGACCAGCTGGTCCAGATCCACCTGATGCATTCCTCCTGTCGCCATGGCAGCAGGCGGCTGAGCGCTGCCAGGCACCGCTGTGACTGCTGCCatggcctctgctgctgctgccccctcTGCTGTCACATCCTCGAAAGGCTCAAAGATCAGAGGGAGAGCCTCTGAAGACATGGTGCCCTCTGTGGCCTCATCCTCAGACGGCGGGACCACAGTGTCCACTGTAAACACAAGTAAAGACAGAATGAGGTTCAAGATATGTTCAGGTACAAAGATAGATACATATAAATTGAAGTATTCCTGAAAATCATAGCTTATGTGTCTTTTTGTGATTTTGGTGAATAACTCCATTGTGTGTTCCTTTGCCCCTCATACAGTCACTAGAGGTTACACATTGCTCTTTGATGAGGAGATTTAAGCCTTGGTAAGATTTATAGTAAATATGAAAACTAAAGCAGAAAAAACTGTATCATgagatcctttttctttttgggcaCTGCCTTTATTCTAGAGTCAGACTTGAAATGGGGATCCAAATCCAAATAGAAAAGGCATTTGTTTGGACCCTCTGGTAAAAGTCAGTAAAACACAGCAGTCtcaaagttatgtttttgtgATATTGCTCAATTCAGTAAGAAAAGTAGGCCATGTGAATGAGTTTTCTTACAAAGCTGAcagctaatttaaaaaaacaaaaaattctACTGCATAGCATAAGGTGTATTCAGCACACATAGCAGCACTGAAGTATTTATGACAGAATGAAGCTCTTGGTCATGTGGGTTTCTCATTAAAAAGCACTTGCATTTTAGTTAACCGTGCAGCTAAGACACAATGAAAGGAGAATGTTTCAAAATACCCGTTCTCTCTAGATAAGAGACTGTCACAGAGAGGGAGCTGTCACAGGAGAATCCACTACCGCACACTGTGTCTCTCAGGCATTTCCTTTAGTCTAAAGCGTTTCTAAAGTAGGCTGAAAAATGCTTATAAAGACCACAATCCTTTTACATAAGGCTGTTTTGGgaattgagttttttttttgtcagcttCCTCTCTGTTGGGTGGAAGCTTCATCAAACAGACGATCCCCGAATGGACGGAAGGAACACATATTAGCTCAGACAGACTCCTTTAATCCATTTCCCTATTCTGCCTCCATGAATAATAACCTGCCTGTTTCTCTACAATAGCCTGGATGGGGGAGTGTGAAGGGTGGGTAAGAAAGAGCGGAGGTTCGAGGGGGTgaacagatagagaaagagGGGCGAATCCTCCAAAGGCTTGTATAACACACCCTGCCACCAGCCCTTTCATGGCagttgtgtgtgttctgttttttcttcttccaggCTCGAGTCAGGAATAGAAAGTAATTAGTTTGCCCCGGGTCCCAGCTGGGGTTCAAAGTGGAGTGTGGAAAAGCGGGACGCCTTTCTTTGCCAATCATCAAAGGCAATCTGTGCCACTAGACCTGTCGTTTTCATTTCTGCTTTAATGAATCCTCCTGAAACTTCGCAAACTGCTGCAAAGCCAGAAAATGCGACTCACTGTGGAGGAAAGTCAGACAATGACTGCAGAGCATTCTCTTACACTTAGAAGTTTGTGTCCTGGTTCACTCATGTTGAATAATAGATTACAGAAAGTTTTAATCTCCAAAAAAACGAATTTTCCCATCAATTATGCTTTTCTAATCTTTCACACTTACCATCTCCAGGCCTTGCTGCCTCAGTCCACAAGCTTTCCAGTCCATCTTCTCTGGGCATTAGGTTTGGTCCAATTTCAGGTAGCAAGGGGTCTGGAATTGAAGAAATTGTAGCTCCATCTTGGCCCCAAATTGACAAATGTGTGGAGGTCTGAGGGGAGgcaaagacagagggagggatgggacTGCGGGAGGTCAGGGTCTTGATCCATAATCCAGATTTTGGAGGTTCTTTAGAGGATGGCAAACTGGTTTCTGAGTCCTCCAGAGAATCACCAGGTACTTTGGACCAGTCCTCCTCGCTTTGGTCTCTGTCCTGCCTGGATGTGATGCTCAGCTGTGGTGGCGTTGTGAAGGAGGAATAGAATCCATCTGGAGTCGACCTTGCTGAGCTCACTGTTGAGTCCACCTGCTTCGTCCCAGTTGTAGGTTCTGACACAGGCTCCTTTCCACCTTGTGGATCAACAGACAGCACTGAAGCTGCCTCCGGCTGTCTGTGAGTGTCCCCCATCTCAGGCGAGCTCCCGTCCTTCTTTACCCTGCTCCTTTGGCTCCGTGCCTCTCCTTCAGCCTCGCTCAGCCCAGATCTTCGATCGTGGCTGTCCCCGTTTTCAGTCTGCGTCACAGAAGCTATCCCCTCAGGCCGTCCATGTGGGCCAGCGCCTccttcaacatttaaaatcaggCCAGTCACATGTACTGTGGGCTCTTTATCTGTGGCGTGCGTTGACACAATGGTTGTTGCCGAGCTGCCACACTGTCCATCACAGTTGCTGGTGAAGTTCTGGAGATGGACAGGGGTCCCGTAGACACAGAGGCAGGTGCCAGCCAGGAGGAGGCGAGGAAGTGTCCCAGACATCAGCATCTCTGTCTCGTCTCTTCAACACCTTGCCACCCAGCAGTAGACATgtggacagaaagacaaagcaGAGGTGGCGTGAAGGAAGATAGGTGACAGGGTGCATCGCAAAAGGGTGCAGATTAAAAAACCAGCATGCAAAGTGTATTTCATTTAGTCGGAACTTCATAGAGCCTGTGGTTACCACAGAGAACAGGATTAACTGTCTGCCAGCCTTTGCTTTGATGCTGCACCGTTTTGGAATAATTTCGATGAAATTCCTTCTCATCTCACACTCTTCTGCTCACTTTCTGTAAACAGAAGGAAATgctacacacacagatggagggTGACAAATAGAGAGAGAGTCTGACACAGCAATCCTTAGCACCCCTCTGCATTTCACCTATAAATAGCACCAGGTTTTCTAAGATCCTCTACAGAAGGATCCATTAAACAGACCTCTTTATTTGCAGGATATATGCACATTGGATAGCAGCAAACAGCTGGAGCATGTGTTGCTTCACATGACGTGGCAGCGATTATAACCCAATAATCAATCCCTGCTGTAGAAAAACGAGGATACACGACACGTCTGATGTTCACTGGGTGACACCCTTTCATGTTACCcgagaaacacaaacaatcgTCCAAGCTCTGATGAAGCGCTGTCCAAAAATGCACCCCACTTTTCCGTATGCGCACCTCCCCTGTGATCAATACCGTTTAACAGCTGGTATGCTCATGCAGTGCACATATAACGAGCGGATAAACAGATTCACGCTGCGCTGTTGAATCACTGGAGCTAACCCGCATGCATTCCTTTAAATCGCGTCATATTGAAGCAATGCACATTCAATTTGCGTAAAGCTAAAAACAAATACCTTCCAGAGTTCATGACGGCTCGCGGTGCCTGGAGGAGTTTATCTTGCAGTATGCAGGAAATAATGCAGTTCGCACGGACACAGATTCAGGATAGTGAAAGGTGGATTGAGATGCTTGTTGTTGTGCAGCTCGGCGTCACTGACTGAACGTCTCAGTCTTCTCTTCCTTATGTCCTCCTGCTTCTGAAATGCTGCCACCAAATGCTTCAGATCTGCAGGATTCATCCAAAGTGACAGCTTTGACGTCTAGTTTATGATAATTGCGCTAATTGCCTTGAATGCATCTATTCCTTGATAATCACAAGTTTATGTTTTCTTCCAAAAAAGGGTCATGGGGAGCCTGGTGGTGCTGAATGGACAGCTCTCTAAccttaaattaaagtcaaaggtTGCTATGCACAGAGAGGGCAGTGGAGACCAGATCAGAAAGCTGTCAGTGTCTTATTCTGTTCCGGGATCTGGGTTAaggggaggggtgggtgggggggatCATTGTTTGTCTAATGTTTTTCAATTaggttttttattatatttcttgtttttatcttttgtctGTGGGCTGCTTCTACACTTAATATACTAAACTCGGTCTCATGCCACATATTTTCTCAGTCATGGGGACAGGGAAATCATTTACTCCTTAACAGCACCAAGTGGTGCTTTAAGATTTACTAGTTGGAATGTCAGCGGCCGGAATTCTCCTGTGAAACGTAACAATGTGATTAACCATTTAAAACGTTTAAACACTAAAATCGCCTTTTTGCAAGAAACCCACCTCCAACCATCAGACCATCTTAAACTTCGCAGAGGATGGGTGGGCCAGCTTTACCATTCTTCTTTTTCGAGCAAGGCCCGAGGTGTTGCAATTCTTGTTCATCAGTCCCATTCTCTGTCCAATGTTATATCAGACCCAAATGGTCGTTTTATTATCGCAAGCGGCAAAATATGTGGCAACAACCTGACGTTGGAGAACGTGTATGGCCCGAATTGGTACAACGAGgactttttcagaaatgttgttttctccaTTCCTGACCTAAATTCCTGCCAGCTCATTCTGGGAGGTGATTTCAACTGTTGTATTGAGCCTTCACTTGACTGTTCATCTAACAAGCCCTCTGCCCCATCTAAATCTTCCAAAGTTATACAACTGTTGATGGAGAAATACGCAGTCTCAGATGTTAGGCGCTTTTGAATCCTAGTGCTAAGCAgttctccttctttttctcctgtTCGTGGTACTTTCTCCCGAATTGATTTTGTTCTTATTGATAACAAATTGCTCCCCTTTATTAGCTCGTGTTTGTTTAAATGGAACAAGAAACACCCAGAATTCGAAAAAACATTCTTCAAAAACCAAGGACATGGTTGGCTTAGCATTGcctaactttttattttactattggGCCGCGAACATTCAAACTTTATTGTCCTGGACTCAACTTAATCGGCACTTTGGG
The sequence above is drawn from the Eleginops maclovinus isolate JMC-PN-2008 ecotype Puerto Natales chromosome 15, JC_Emac_rtc_rv5, whole genome shotgun sequence genome and encodes:
- the LOC134876865 gene encoding armadillo-like helical domain-containing protein 4 translates to MLMSGTLPRLLLAGTCLCVYGTPVHLQNFTSNCDGQCGSSATTIVSTHATDKEPTVHVTGLILNVEGGAGPHGRPEGIASVTQTENGDSHDRRSGLSEAEGEARSQRSRVKKDGSSPEMGDTHRQPEAASVLSVDPQGGKEPVSEPTTGTKQVDSTVSSARSTPDGFYSSFTTPPQLSITSRQDRDQSEEDWSKVPGDSLEDSETSLPSSKEPPKSGLWIKTLTSRSPIPPSVFASPQTSTHLSIWGQDGATISSIPDPLLPEIGPNLMPREDGLESLWTEAARPGDVDTVVPPSEDEATEGTMSSEALPLIFEPFEDVTAEGAAAAEAMAAVTAVPGSAQPPAAMATGGMHQVDLDQLVTVETDSDGPSHALPLLMPDWTSPWQASGGELLEPIGSLGPSLSERRGGAEDHSERGDVRTANLKDNLPTNGPSFSSIQHDMTTVSMATHHPVHKSRSGLEEMESEEETDEEDDDENSEESMEDDSEEDLTETPKTFSTRPPYSLIPPPPLWVQRNQGLMRSWLELIREKAGYVSGMLAPVGIGITGALLIVGALYSIRMIHRKRRNSFKHQRRKVRQPEQPREPGTSRQDQAMLLADSSEDEF